One Hordeum vulgare subsp. vulgare chromosome 4H, MorexV3_pseudomolecules_assembly, whole genome shotgun sequence DNA window includes the following coding sequences:
- the LOC123449766 gene encoding alpha-amylase/trypsin inhibitor CMd, which translates to MACKSSRSLLLLATVMVSVFAAAAAAAAATDCSPGVAFPTNLLGHCRDYVLQQTCAVFTPGSKLPEWMTSAELNYPGQPYLAKLYCCQELAEIPQQCRCEALRYFMALPVPSQPVDPSTGNVGQSGLMDLPGCPREMQRDFVRLLVAPGQCNLATIHNVRYCPAVEQPLWI; encoded by the coding sequence ATGGCGTGCAAGTCCAGCCGCAGTCTCCTCCTCTTGGCCACCGTCATGGTCTCCGTcttcgccgccgctgccgctgccgccgccgccaccgactGCTCCCCAGGGGTGGCTTTTCCGACCAATCTGCTCGGACACTGCCGCGACTATGTGTTACAGCAGACTTGTGCCGTCTTCACTCCCGGGTCGAAGTTACCCGAATGGATGACATCCGCGGAGCTGAACTACCCCGGGCAGCCATACCTCGCCAAGTTGTATTGCTGCCAGGAGCTTGCAGAAATTCCCCAGCAGTGCCGGTGCGAGGCGCTGCGCTACTTCATGGCGTTGCCGGTACCGTCTCAGCCCGTGGACCCGAGCACCGGCAATGTTGGTCAGAGCGGCCTCATGGACCTGCCCGGATGCCCCAGGGAGATGCAACGGGACTTCGTCAGATTACTCGTCGCCCCGGGGCAGTGCAACTTGGCGACCATTCACAACGTTCGATACTGCCCCGCCGTGGAACAGCCGCTGTGGATCTAG